A window of Candidatus Poribacteria bacterium genomic DNA:
GCTGCTTGTTTTTTTGACCAGCGAGACGGCCTCGTCTACAGTGTAAAGTTGCAGCCTGTCCACGTGTTCATTGATGCCGTGGTATCGCTTCCCTCTTTTCGCCATGTTGTTCTCCATAGGGCATATCTCTATTGCCCCGTTTCAAAGTGAACTTATCCTCATATCAACGATACTGTGTCTCATCAGATGGATAAGTCTCGCTAATTAACCGTCAGCCCCATGCTACGAGCGGTTCCTTCTACCATTCGCATTGCTGCATCTAAGTCTGTCGTATTTAAGTCAGGTAATTTCGTCTGTGCGATTTCTCGAATCTGCTCCATTGTAACGGAAGCCACCTTGTTCCGATTGGGTTCACCAGAACCTTTGACAATCTTTGCTGCGGATTTGAGTAAGACTGCGGCAGGCGGTGATTTTACGCTGAAACTAAACGACCGATCGC
This region includes:
- the rplK gene encoding 50S ribosomal protein L11, which produces MAKKIAGEVKLQLVSGQATPQPPVGPSLAPYMINLQEFIKSFNAQTQHQTGMVVTTVITCYSDRSFSFSVKSPPAAVLLKSAAKIVKGSGEPNRNKVASVTMEQIREIAQTKLPDLNTTDLDAAMRMVEGTARSMGLTVN